Proteins co-encoded in one Capsicum annuum cultivar UCD-10X-F1 chromosome 9, UCD10Xv1.1, whole genome shotgun sequence genomic window:
- the LOC107841801 gene encoding uncharacterized protein LOC107841801, which produces MATSARRSTGPVLHTFDTALASSIRFHLNQEPSPNRFISAMNRQKTLSSKKRACMCSPTNHPGSFRCSMHKKMDVRRVSTQMVCTNSIRLHMRRSAMANSLVRIGNGEGELVKRALAALIRPSSHQQRRRADFQRRPSRLSLES; this is translated from the coding sequence atggcgacttcTGCTCGACGGTCAACTGGACCAGTACTTCATACCTTTGACACGGCTTTAGCTTCATCAATTCGGTTCCATCTGAACCAGGAGCCTTCACCAAACCGGTTCATTTCTGCAATGAACCGGCAAAAAACACTGTCCTCGAAGAAGAGGGCATGTATGTGTTCGCCAACGAACCATCCAGGTTCGTTTCGTTGTAGTATGCATAAGAAAATGGATGTTCGAAGGGTCAGTACCCAAATGGTGTGTACTAATTCGATTCGACTGCATATGAGGAGATCAGCAATGGCGAATTCGTTAGTACGAATTGGTAATGGTGAAGGTGAGCTTGTTAAAAGAGCTTTAGCTGCTTTGATTCGTCCTTCCTCTCATCAACAGCGACGCCGTGCTGATTTCCAGCGCCGACCTAGCAGGCTTTCTCTTGAGTCTTGA
- the LOC107840800 gene encoding uncharacterized protein LOC107840800 encodes MCLRSLNLEIRQITDSGLAVLTGLTGLTHLDLYGAHITDTGTKYLTCFRNLQSLDLCGGLLTDSGVENVKDLSSLMFLNLSQNRNLTDKTLELLSGLKLLVHLSVTNSCITNNGLQYLKPMKNLQSLDLEYCNVTASEIKKIQANFLFNLVRFRPN; translated from the exons ATGTGTCTAAGGTCACTTAATCTTGAAATTCGCCAAATTACAGACTCTGGGCTCGCAGTTCTCACAG GTTTAACTGGTTTGACTCACCTGGATCTCTATGGAGCTCACATAACAGATACCGGGACAAAGTATCTCACAT GTTTCAGAAATCTGCAATCGCTCGACCTTTGTGGTGGCTTGTTAACGGATTCTGGAGTCGAAAATGTAAAGGATCTTTCTTCCCTGATGTTTCTGAATCTCTCTCAGAACCGGAATTTGACAGATAAGACCTTGGAGCTTCTATCAG GACTAAAATTATTGGTACATTTAAGTGTGACAAATTCTTGCATAACCAATAATGGATTGCAATATTTAAAGCCTATGAAGAATTTACAATCATTGGATTTGGAATATTGCAATGTGACAGCATCTGAGATTAAGAAAATTCAagccaattttctttttaatcttgtGAGATTTAGACCTAATTAA